TTGACCACTTGTAATTCTCGGGGGATCTTACAATCTTTGCACTGACGGGATTCTTCTCTACATATCGAATGGCTGAATAAAGGTGTGCTTCATCCAATGGGCATGAAAAAAACCTTCCTTGCCATAAGTGACCCACTGCGCCTTTCTTCCTGTTAAAATATTGAGAATATCTCATGTGAAGGGTATTGAACGTCCTGGCCAAAGAGTCTTCGCTTTGCGGCACACAGACAAAATGCACATGATTTCTCATGAAACAGTACGCCCAGATTTTCAGACCGAATTTCTTGCTATATTCCTTGAGCCATGTCTTGTATTGAAGGAA
This is a stretch of genomic DNA from Deltaproteobacteria bacterium. It encodes these proteins:
- a CDS encoding transposase, giving the protein FLQYKTWLKEYSKKFGLKIWAYCFMRNHVHFVCVPQSEDSLARTFNTLHMRYSQYFNRKKGAVGHLWQGRFFSCPLDEAHLYSAIRYVEKNPVSAKIVRSPENYKWSSAKGHIHKISDPVLSKDCYLTKRIEDWRGYLMEKEDERLVNDIRKNSLTGRP